One stretch of Pseudomonas fragi DNA includes these proteins:
- a CDS encoding DUF1289 domain-containing protein encodes MAKDIENPCIAVCQLSGDLCVSCGRTKEDIRKWRGMKRPEKMAAVQRASARLKSLRKKNS; translated from the coding sequence GTGGCAAAAGACATCGAAAACCCGTGCATTGCGGTTTGCCAGCTTAGCGGCGACTTGTGCGTGAGTTGCGGGCGTACCAAGGAAGACATCCGCAAATGGCGGGGCATGAAGCGCCCGGAAAAAATGGCCGCCGTGCAGCGCGCTAGCGCACGGCTCAAAAGCCTGCGTAAAAAAAACAGCTAA
- the yghX gene encoding YghX family hydrolase: MTRLTAKDFAPELLELYDYYAHGKINRREFLDRAAVFALGTTALSLLTALSPDYALAEQVSFTDPDIVAEYILYPSPKGNGQVRGYLVRPAKATGKLPAVVVVHENRGLNPYIEDVARRLGKAGFIALAPDGLTSVGGYPGNDEQGLALQQKVDPTRLMNDFFAAVEWLMHHDASTGKVGITGFCYGGGVANAAAVAYPELGAAVSFYGRQPGADEVSRIQAPLMLHYAGLDTRINEGWPAFEQALKANGKVYEAHVYPGVNHGFHNDSTPRYDEAAATLAWNRTLDWFTKYLA; the protein is encoded by the coding sequence ATGACGCGTCTTACCGCGAAAGACTTTGCCCCCGAATTGCTTGAGCTCTATGACTACTACGCCCACGGCAAGATCAACCGCCGCGAGTTTCTTGATCGTGCTGCGGTGTTCGCCCTGGGTACGACAGCGTTATCGTTGCTGACGGCGTTGAGCCCTGACTATGCACTCGCCGAGCAGGTTTCCTTTACCGACCCGGATATCGTTGCCGAGTACATTCTGTACCCGTCGCCCAAGGGCAACGGCCAGGTGCGGGGTTATCTGGTGCGGCCAGCCAAGGCCACCGGCAAGCTGCCGGCCGTGGTGGTGGTGCATGAGAATCGCGGGCTGAATCCGTATATCGAAGATGTGGCCCGGCGCCTGGGCAAGGCGGGGTTTATTGCCCTGGCACCCGATGGCCTGACGTCGGTGGGTGGTTACCCCGGCAATGACGAGCAAGGCCTGGCGCTGCAGCAGAAGGTTGATCCGACCAGGCTGATGAATGACTTCTTTGCGGCGGTGGAGTGGTTGATGCACCACGATGCAAGTACTGGCAAAGTGGGCATTACCGGGTTCTGCTATGGCGGCGGGGTGGCCAATGCGGCAGCAGTGGCCTACCCGGAGTTGGGGGCGGCGGTGTCGTTTTACGGACGCCAGCCAGGTGCCGATGAGGTCAGCCGTATCCAGGCACCGCTCATGCTGCACTACGCCGGGCTGGATACGCGCATCAATGAAGGCTGGCCAGCCTTTGAACAGGCGTTGAAGGCCAACGGTAAAGTCTATGAGGCACATGTCTACCCGGGGGTGAATCACGGCTTTCACAACGACTCCACGCCCCGTTACGACGAGGCCGCTGCCACCCTGGCCTGGAACAGAACCCTTGACTGGTTCACCAAGTACCTGGCGTAG
- a CDS encoding HAD-IA family hydrolase, with amino-acid sequence MTTPRAAVGPIQAVIFDMDGLLLDTEGIYTEVTQIIAERYGRTYDWSIKQHIIGRGALDLAEFLVKALELPITAQEFLVIREPLLKERFPKAAGMPGAEALVRHLKAHNIPIAVGTSSSQHSFAHKTTLHGEWFDLFDTIVTADDPEVGAAKPAPDIFLTAARRLGVAPGQCLVFEDSPFGVTAAKAAGMTAIAVPDEAMADSKYAHADQIIRQLADFDLAAYGLPPMR; translated from the coding sequence ATGACTACACCGCGTGCTGCTGTCGGCCCGATCCAGGCCGTGATTTTCGATATGGACGGTTTGTTGCTGGATACCGAGGGCATCTACACCGAAGTTACGCAGATCATCGCCGAACGTTACGGTCGCACTTATGACTGGAGCATCAAGCAGCACATCATTGGTCGCGGCGCCCTGGACCTCGCCGAATTTCTGGTCAAGGCGCTGGAATTGCCGATCACCGCGCAGGAATTCCTGGTTATCCGCGAACCGCTACTAAAAGAGCGCTTCCCCAAAGCCGCGGGCATGCCGGGTGCCGAGGCGCTGGTGCGGCATTTGAAGGCACACAATATCCCGATAGCAGTAGGCACCAGTTCGTCGCAGCATTCATTTGCGCACAAGACCACCTTGCATGGTGAGTGGTTTGACCTGTTCGACACCATCGTCACTGCTGATGACCCTGAAGTGGGCGCGGCCAAGCCTGCGCCGGATATCTTCCTCACGGCAGCACGGCGCCTGGGCGTTGCGCCCGGGCAGTGCCTGGTGTTTGAAGATTCGCCCTTCGGCGTAACGGCGGCAAAAGCCGCCGGCATGACCGCCATAGCCGTGCCGGATGAAGCGATGGCCGACAGCAAGTACGCGCATGCCGACCAGATCATTCGCCAGCTGGCCGATTTTGATCTGGCGGCCTACGGTTTGCCGCCGATGCGTTGA
- the aroE gene encoding shikimate dehydrogenase: MPQSLPTLCGSIMGSPFSLSAKIHNAAYAALGLDYTFVCFGIEDPVAGVAAIRTLGVRGMNVSMPYKTVVMEHLDAIDESALVIGAVNTINNVDGVLTGYNTDYLGAVRALQEVCELNKQRIAVIGAGGAARAVVYGCLQAAARVTVFNRSSERGKVLSSDLGAHWGGGVETFAAQDFDIVINATSVGFKQPDSNPLDGLLASHLIVMDVAFMPVRTALLLQAAALGCRTVSGTRMLVHQACRQIELYTGMEAPIDIMEQAMLEEIQRLNL, from the coding sequence ATGCCCCAGTCCCTGCCAACCCTGTGCGGTTCGATCATGGGCTCGCCCTTTTCCCTCTCTGCAAAAATCCACAACGCGGCCTACGCGGCCCTGGGCCTGGACTACACCTTTGTCTGTTTTGGCATCGAAGATCCGGTTGCAGGCGTCGCGGCCATCCGCACATTGGGTGTGCGCGGAATGAACGTGTCCATGCCCTACAAAACCGTGGTGATGGAGCATCTGGACGCGATCGATGAGTCCGCGCTGGTCATTGGCGCGGTCAACACCATCAATAATGTCGACGGTGTACTCACCGGCTACAACACCGATTACCTGGGCGCGGTGCGCGCCCTGCAAGAAGTCTGCGAGCTCAATAAGCAGCGGATTGCCGTGATCGGCGCGGGTGGTGCAGCACGGGCCGTAGTCTATGGCTGTTTGCAAGCGGCAGCCCGGGTCACAGTGTTCAACCGCAGCAGCGAACGGGGCAAGGTCCTGAGCTCAGACCTGGGCGCGCACTGGGGCGGCGGTGTCGAGACCTTTGCCGCGCAAGATTTCGACATCGTGATCAATGCCACCAGCGTGGGCTTCAAGCAGCCCGACAGCAACCCGTTGGACGGGCTGCTGGCCAGCCACCTGATTGTCATGGACGTAGCCTTTATGCCCGTGCGCACCGCCTTGCTGCTGCAGGCGGCCGCGCTGGGCTGCCGCACCGTGTCCGGCACGCGAATGCTGGTGCATCAGGCCTGTCGACAAATCGAGTTGTACACCGGCATGGAGGCGCCCATCGACATCATGGAGCAGGCCATGCTCGAGGAAATACAGAGGTTGAATCTGTAA